Within the Malus sylvestris chromosome 4, drMalSylv7.2, whole genome shotgun sequence genome, the region GTTTAATGTAAATTATCCTATCgtttataaaagaaaataatcaaaatgTGCTGATTAACTATTTAAGAGTGCTTGTAACAAATCGATTTtcaatatataaatattttgtttgtggttcattgaTGAAGTTAGGTGTAAAGACTACAGAGAAATACGACATAGTTTTACCCTAAAAAAGTAACTACAATCAACCACAAGATTAGAATGGTCTCTCATTTATAACTTTGGctaataaaattagaaaaatgcTACAACTTTGCACTAGTTTTTTAGCTTTAATAAATGACAAGTGCTATTTTTTACACAAAACGCAATAATTTATCTTATGGACAAAAGTCAAGATATTTAAAGCCtttgaaatcatttttttttaaattttcttatttaatttataGCCAAAAACATTAAAggtcttttttgttttgtaaaaaaTCGATACAATAAAACCTCTGTGAACCCGCTGCTGGAGATCTTGGGTTCGAAACCCGCTGCTGGTATGGAAGCCAGACTTGTGGTCAGGGGGAGGCTGAAATGCACATTCGAGTCTTCTCGGCCTCCGAAATGAGTGGATAACCGTGCCACCAGTTGTCCtcttttttggaaaaaaaaaaaaaaaaaaaaaaacctctgtGAACAATTCTATGATTTTAGGAAGGTTATTACTTAATAGaggtgaatttaaaaaaatatatattattaactTATTTATCCTTAATGAATGTTGTATTTTCTAAATAGGATTCTTTGGGTGCCAAATATCTTATTTCTTGCATATTTCTATACTCATTGACAATTATGAGTTCAAATCTTTTGCACCAATTTTGCATGTGATCTCTCTATGACATCTAATATTGATTTACACATGTCAATAAATTTAACCCTTCTTAACTTTGTTGTTATAAATTTAGCATGTGTCAATCAATGATAGAGTTCATAGAGAAGTCACACACAAAATGAGTGCACAAGATTTAATCTTGACAACTATAATTATGTGGAGACGTATTTCCTTAAGATAGGACCAAGAAATTTTTTAACTTATTACAATATAGAGTTTGTTCTAATACATAACTAGTCAAATTTTTATAACTTTAAAGAGATTATTTCATATAGAGTAACAGTACAAAAAAGTTTTCCTATATATAGCATTTGAAAAATAAACCAAATATAGAGGTTGCTAGCACTTCCCAATCAAATTATAAACCTCTTTGAGTTCTTGTGTTCACTTTCACACACGCATGCATActctagtaaaaaaaaaacatgggtgTTAGGCGGGCTCGACGCATGTAAAACGAGGCAAACTCAACTCATGTAGACCGAGGTGAACCATGGCACGCAAAACAAGGTGGAGCCCAGCTCACAAAAAACAGGGCGAGCTTCTAGCAAGCAAAACGAGGCAAGCTCCGTGCACGAAAAAGAGGCAGGATACGTCACACAAATCGAGGCTAGCCTTGCGCACATAAAACGAGGCTATCTTCGTGCACGCCAAAACGACGCGAGCTCTGTAGACGAAAAAAGGGACGGACTTTTGGAACACAAAACGATGCGGAAACCACATATGCAGAACAAGGCAAACCTAGGCACACAAGACGAAACGAGCTCTGCGCACGCAGAACGAGGTGAACTCCCGAGTGCTTAGAAAATGAGTTGAGCTCCACGCACGAAAAAATATAGTTTGAAGAACATGAATACGATCGtggtaagagaaataaaagaaaatttttaaaatatgtacaaaaatagttcaaattcttgggatttgaattttttttgttaattttttttatttctcttaccaCTACAACAAACTATAATATTCATgttcttcaaaatatattttttccaTACAAAATCTATTATAATTCGTATTTAAACACTTGTAATTAACGATTTCAAAATCTAAATTTAAAGATATTTGAAcccctttttttattaatttttcttttatctaaatataaaatatatatatatatatatatatatatatatattaacagaaacctctttgtcaaccaaaataggGTGAAAgactatttaacaaaaaaaaattactattttttattgaaacctcacCTACAGGTGATTTTAacatctttaattttttttttaaatatgcaCTATACATTTTAACAtttctatatttttcacttattttattacttttgggcttaaatattctactaaatatacacTTGGTCAATAAATCGTAAATTTGCTTCCAAAtacattataaaaaatttcttaaTGCGTACGGAAAATATTtcaagataataaaaaaattgcattttttacaaaaaaatgtgGATTAACACTCACAGTTTTATGTTGGTTTTGaaaattcgtacataaatcaccgttcaatttttttattttcaccttCACCTTactgtgaagttttgaaaattaaggtgaGACTTTCCgttgagattttttagtgtagaaccccatttgacaatgttttggGCCTCACTATTATATTTatcactttgttttttttgttttcgggttaaatattctactaaatatacatttattACTCAATAAACCGTAAAACTGCTTTCATTTCTTAAATAGTTTAACTTAATGCTCAAGAAAAATATTTtgcgaaaataaaaaatttgcatttttgtcaaaaacaagtTCTAAACATATCTTGGTGCTAATCGGGCTTGAACCTAATGCCTAGGTGGATTTAAAtagatttattatatattgaataaataagtgcctatttatacataaaaacacataattgtacataaattgcaaaataaagaatgaggatcctcgcatcgtgtccgttcatcgtacatcgtgcggtcagtttttgtcaggtgctgtttatgtttaattttaaataaaaaaattaaaaatgatttctaatagcacgatgtacgataaataaACATGATGTGAGGATCCCCAAAGAGGATCCTTGTTCCAAAATAAAACGACATATAAATTAttaagtattagaacatattgaaaacatggggaacaagtaTATAATGGTGTTCACCCGAGTatttaacaagtctcttacattttattttatttttaaaaatgcaaaatgaaaactttaattttctgtctaagtgagagtcgAGACCTAGGTGAGGTCTGTTGAGGTGGCCTAGGTGGGCGAGGCAGATACTTAAGTGGGTCTAGGCgtattttcttaatttcaaaCGCCTAAAGACTAACTGCGGCGGTAACCAGTTGCCTAGAACCTAGGTGGGAGCCTAAGCAATATTAGgcagagatttttagaacagtgcacTCCACCAACTCAACCCCTAATTTCCACTCATTTCCTGCGCATGCTTAATTTTAAATAGTGGATGGTCAAACATGTGATTGTTTCTCTTTTACAATTTGTTTATGAAAAGAATCAGTCAAATTCAAACTTGTCATTAGTATTACGGTTTGAATTTCAGAATGGCGAATTTGCAGTTAATCTATTCTCTCACActtttaatgtaaatatatcattatatcaggataatttcaacaattttaaaacttaaaaagtatatatataaaagaaaaataaaaaaaaaaggagagaagtTAGACTAAACTTGAGTTTTTTAATTCTGCTATTAAAATTTTCGATATGAATCTAAATATTctgaaaaaatagaaagaatatTAAAGTGCATCTAGAGATTCTGAAAGTTCCGagatttttattcaaattttaccaataaacaagatttcaaaattttttagttatttatatttttattgcaAATGGTCCTTGATGTTTTGAAAACTCACAACTTTCATTATTTATTATGGAATTTGATCCTTTAATTTTTACTCTCACCAATCACATTGTGCCACGTAGGTTAACATAAGCACACAATTGGAAGGACCAAATTGATGTCTAGGAGAAAACATGGACAACCAAATTGATCGAATTAACACGCAAATAGCCATTTACCACAGTAGTGGAAAGGTGTTAAGCTATTGTATGACGACGTGAACTCAAACCCCGTCGATgtctaatctaacatctaatctaaaaaattatatcgtttgataaaaacaaaataaaaatgggaactttaatgaaaatggcttggcctaaatttattttaacaaaaaatcatgctataactttatttaatgaaaaagaatcaaaatttaatgaaaaccccttaaattttaataaaaatgacaaaaaaaaaacttaatttttaatgaaaaggacacaattaaaaaattaataaaaaatctgACGCACGCGCAGGACCTGTACACTGTTTACtgaacattatttatgaaattgaacactatttatgaaattgaaactatttatgaaactgcactatttatgaaactaaatggtactatactatttattggtctaatttcataaatagtgcctagttttttgtccactttcataaatagtgtctagttattaatcatgtttcataaataatgcctaATTATTggatccagtttcataaataatgtatagTAATTGGTACATTTTCATTAATAGTATCTCTTTCTTGGTtcggtttcataaataatgtctagTTATTGGTTCACTTTCATAAATTGTGCCTAGTTAttggtcatgtttcataaatattgtctAGTTCTtactccaatttcataaatagtgtatagtctagtttcataaatagtttccacCTATTGGTTTAGTTTCGGAAATAATGCctaatttttgttttcgtttcataaatagtgtctacttattggtcttgtttcataaataatgtctacTTATTTATCTAGTTTCATGAATAGTGTATACTTATTGgtgaagttttataaatagtgtttaatTCTTGGTTTAGTTTCATAAGGTTTGAAACTTAAACCCTTTTTGGTCCTGTAAAAGCACCAATTGTGCCGAAAACGATGAACCCAGAAGTGACTCTTTATATCAAAACCTTGAGAAGATTATGTTGtcagtaattatatttaaaaagctgttttcaattaccaaattaaaatttcctcACTTTTTTCATATacctacaataataaatgtagCTCTCCATCCAATTTCTTGAGTTTGGGTGTCATATTCGAGAAATTATTTCTTGTGTTCGTAGCACAAATGTTAtaccacgtgttattatataaatggtgacaaattttttttttatgttattaattttttaacataagaATCTCACAACTTGTATAAAATGTATCTTCCCGTGTTCTGGGCACATTGAAAAGCTTCTCGTCATCATGACTACTATTGGTAAATaacaccacaaaaataaaataggagaatgtaattcaattcgaaacatttttcttatactaagcaataaataaataaataaaccataagggtgcgtttgttgcgctggactgtctcggactggactagcagccgggactaagctggactggcttagactggactaagctggactaacttaatgaagcgtttggtgcagtctcggactaagaagcaggataagaaaaacagtactgttcaccagatttgtgtttgcttagactaggactacaaatttttaccattgtgtaatagagtaatgctacaaatatcatgatatgggttaattggagcatatttttgccatgtatattatgaatcttaaaaaaaattgacaattgttttgtttctattacctgctaatagaattgggtttaatttgcaaatgtaccttgatttaaactctatcacccaacataagaaaaataatagtggccaatacatgcaacttcaacaaatacaagtacataagatctccataatttagaaaatcctagttaacattagttaacattagccaaaatagatctccataatttacaaaatggctagttaacataagccaaaatactagtgcaaagctaagttataagtcataacataagattgtatgattaataaaatacatccatgttaacgttaataaaatacatccatgttaacattagccaaaatcctcatccgcttgcgttgtcgcttaaaagcctttggacgaacactttcttgagttccagtttgattgccctgaacactcccacattttttggtttatccaaaataagagacaatgcatcaatttgatccataggagagagacccattgcttcaagttcattagctatgtcagtatgatctgcagtaccttgaactaaagGACACCTTTAATGCAGTAGCCTTAGCCTTAGCCTTAGCCTTCTGTTTATGCTCCTATTCTCTACAACCAACAACCACAAAAAATTGcaattcagcatcaaccccacacaatacaaaacattcacattgtaataTCATGATTATAAACCaagtacatacacacacactcatggacaaatgtgcaaaatacacatacatactcacactcacactcacactaacacacacacggacatacacactctcacacacTGACAAAgactcacacacaccctgcatacatacatacacacacacacactgcacacacacacactgcatacacactcacacacacattgcacacacacacacactgcatacacacacactgcacacacacacacactgcgcacacacacacactgcatacacacttacacacacactgcacacacacacacactgcatacatacacacacacattgcatacatacacactgcatacatactgtgTTTTTATACTGTGTTTttatactcacacacacacacacactcactgcatacacacacactgcacacacactcacactcacacacactcacacttacactcacactcactcacactcacactcacacatacacacacactgcacacatactgcatacatacatacacacacacactgcatacacacacacactgcacacacactcacactcacacacattcACACTCACCCAcaaacacagtcacacacacacacacggggacagaATGCAACacactaacacacacacactgcatacacacacactgcacacacactcacactcacacttactcacactcacacatacacacacactgcacacatactgcatacatacacacacacacacactgcacacacactcacactcacacacactcacactcacatttacactcacactcacccacaaacacagtcacacacacacacggggacagaATGCAACacactaacacacacacactgcatacacacacacactgcacacacactcacactcacactcactcacactcacactcactcacactcacacatacacacacactgcacacatactgcatacatacacacacacacactgcatacacacacacacactgcacacacactcacactcacacacactcacactcacacttacactcacactcacacactgcacacagtcacacacacacacacggggacagagtgcaacacactcttaccctcacacacacacacacacacattgcatacatactcacacactgcatacatacacacacacactgcacacagtcacacacacacacacggggacagagtgcaacacactcttaccctcacacacacacactctgtttttatactcacacacacacacactgcatacatactcacacacacactgcacacacacatacacactgcacacacacacactgcacacacacacattgcatacatactgcatacatacacacacacacactgcacacacacacacactgcatacatacacacacactgcacacacacacactgcatacatactgcatacatacacacacacactacacacacacacactgcatacacacacacacacactgcacacacacacactgcatacatactacactgcacacacacacactgcatacatactgcatacatacacacacacacacactgcatacacactcacacacagactgcatacacactcacacacacactgcatacatactgcatacatacacacacacacactgcatacacacacacacactgcatacacactcacacacacactgcatacacacttacacacacactgcacacacacacacacactgcatacatactgcatacatacacacacacacactgcatacacactcacacacatactgcacacacacacacacactgcacacacacacacactgcatacacacacacactgcacacactctcacactcacacacactcacactcacactcacacttacactcacaacacttacactcacacttacactcacactcacacacaaacacacacacacacactgcacacttacacttacactcacactcacactcacacacacattttacacacacaactcacacacacatattttaCACACACAGGttacacacacaactcacacacatacacacaaacacagattacacacacacacacggacatattacacacacattttacacacacaactcacacacaggttacacacacaactcacacacacacactgcaaataacacaggttacacacacacacacacggataGATTACACTcacattttacacacacaactcacacacacacagagatatTACACAGGTTACACacatattacacacacacacacacacaaacacactcacacacacacaaacacacagacAAATTACACAcggtacacacaaacacacacacagagagcaCACACCTAAGACTAATCTCAATTTCATcttatgaaaaccccaaattctaatctcaatttcacctaaatatcaaaaccctaatttgttcaattgcaaatccacttgtatattatgaatttcgcaaacccaaaacaacaaaatcaaataaacctcagttaatatcacaaacaaatccacacaaatcGACGAAAAAAATCCAAGATTCGAAGCTTACCAACTTGAGGCAGATGACAGCGACCAGATGCAAGGACGACGATGAGCGTGAGGACGATGTCGGAGCACGGCAAGGACGACGACGAAGGCAGACGCAGAGAtgaggacgatgtgggatgtgagATGTGGGAAGACGCAGTTTCTCTGGCTTACGAGTCCGCCCGAAATTGGGATCCCTCGTGAAGAACGGCTAAGCCCCCCCTTAGTCCTAGCGAATCCCACCTAAGCTCATTAAATCTAATCCCGGTGCCCACCAAACACtggactatagtctagtccagtccagtcccagcgaatcctgtcaaacaaacgtgccctAAATGTAGGTGACAATGGGACAAAAAAATGGGAGGATGAAGTTGGAGAGGAGGGGAAGAAGGGGAGAGGGTTCGCGCCCCAATGCaagttgggtttttatttttatttttttttattatcttttttattagtcttttgtccttattattaaaataaaattagtaaatgatttttttattaaaatgcaaagatttgaaatcattttcattaattttcctaataaaaattaatctaaTTGACACATAAAATATATGAACTCCGAATAATATTCTGCAAATTTCCGAGGAGACTCCAATTCCAAAGGTtccgaaaaataaaaaaaattccgaATTTGAAAATTGCGATCCGATCTTATGATTCGTCGAAAATCCACCTCCATGCCTGTCTGTGTTTTACTCTATCCAAGGAAGTAGGACATAGGTTCAAACCTCAGATTTAGTCTCATTTGGGTCTAGGATTGTATCGGAACCCGCTATATTCAAGTTCGACATTTCTTTTTTCAACATACCTTACCTTGATTATAGCGGGTTATACATTCCAATTCAATCTTAGACCGCAGCGTTTTTTTATCTCTCTGCCAAAACGCAAAAAACTATCAAAAGAAGAAAGTACCAAGCAAAAGACTCAGGGATGCTTTTCTACTGAAAGGTTATCCACCAACAAGGAACACTGTAGCATCAACAGCAACATCAAATCCACGCACAATTTTTCgtcttcttttttaattttattcattGAAATACTTTGCTCACCTAGGGGAAGAAGAAACAAACTGTCTGGGTAAACTAAAAAGATCCTCTCCTTCGAATGGCGAAGTCCACTCTCGGGATGCCGCAGCTGATGCTTCACCATTAGCAGCTCCATCCTGCAGTCCCACAAACGAGATGCCGTTCATGTTAGAGGAAGCCGCTCTCATTCCAGGCTGTGCACCCATACCGGTAGGCTTTGGATCATAAAAGTTGGGATTGCTCTTCATGATGGAAGGCAGTCCTGTCCacagcccattgggccttggcGCAGACAGACCTCTATCCAAACTCCAGTCAATGTTGGTGTAATCTATCTGTCCAGATGAGCCGCCACCTGCGTTCCAGTCTGCCGGAGAAGCTGCCCCTGATGAGCCAACTGAACTCAACCCTGAGAAAAGTCCAAGGGAGGAAGCAGCAGCAAGTGTCGGAGATGCACCTGCCCTACTCCATAGATTATTCCCTCGGCTTGTTCCAGGGGATTCAGCTGGGCTGCTTCCAGGAACAAAatgctgctgctgttgctgttgATACTGAAACTGGTGGTACATCTGATTTGAACTCAAATTACTAGGGCTTGGACTTCTATTGCTAGGCATGTGGGGCATATAACCACTGGCCCTCATAATCTCAACACTAGTAGAAGGATACCAATTGGCAGCAGATCCAGGAGGCGATGAGCTCATACTGGTGGCAGGGACCTGCTTTATATTGACAGATTGAGGGCGCTGCATCATAATAACCGGTTCCCTTACTGTTCCAGGCTGAAGGTTCTTCGACTCACCCCCTACAGCTACATAACGAGTTTCTGTCTTGACTGGTGGAGTTAAGAGCTGCAAAGGTGATGCCAAAGAATAGGAAACTGAAGGATTCGATCCCGAATTTGTCAACCTTCTCTCAGCCAGAACTGGTGTCGGTTGGGGTTTCGCCCACTCCAACTTTGGCTGTCCTCTCTTCAGAGGCTGCAGAGTTTTGCCTGCAGATTCTAAAGATCCTCCAACTGCAGCTGCTTGTTTTGTGTAATTAAAGTCCTTGTCATCCCTTCTTTGTTGTATAGTTGGAGGAGGATTGGGTTTTGTTTGTGGCCTCAAGTTATGGCTAACAGCAA harbors:
- the LOC126618749 gene encoding uncharacterized protein LOC126618749; translation: MSPASSRSKSKDKKAGKETQTPIKPSTGPANAGSGIPASAYNPLLGTFHALELSPTSSVSPLHSNGRFRNIDETDDHSGGSVATGVEYDSVSNNGSWSGESEDHKDKTSNPPTKQEAVPGADNDKREKIRQKNERKHQRQKERRAQELHERCSGYLMSRKLEALAQQLVSMGFSQERATMALILNEGRVEESVAWLFEGGEDTDKPRDQNFGGGNLKIDISEELERIADLETQFKCSKQEVERAIVACEGDLQKAAESLRASKQESPSVSLKPEETGDPPTGSNGKLPVAVSHNLRPQTKPNPPPTIQQRRDDKDFNYTKQAAAVGGSLESAGKTLQPLKRGQPKLEWAKPQPTPVLAERRLTNSGSNPSVSYSLASPLQLLTPPVKTETRYVAVGGESKNLQPGTVREPVIMMQRPQSVNIKQVPATSMSSSPPGSAANWYPSTSVEIMRASGYMPHMPSNRSPSPSNLSSNQMYHQFQYQQQQQQHFVPGSSPAESPGTSRGNNLWSRAGASPTLAAASSLGLFSGLSSVGSSGAASPADWNAGGGSSGQIDYTNIDWSLDRGLSAPRPNGLWTGLPSIMKSNPNFYDPKPTGMGAQPGMRAASSNMNGISFVGLQDGAANGEASAAASREWTSPFEGEDLFSLPRQFVSSSPR